CTCGCCGTGCACCTCACCTGGGTGGCGAGTCTGGCGCTGCTGCTCAGCGTGAGCACCAGCAACCCGCTGGCCGCGGTGGGCGTCAGCGTGGGGATCTCGGTGGTCTCCCAGATCCTCGACAACATATCCAGGTTGGGGCAGCTGCGACTGCTGCTGCCCACGCACCACGCCACGGCGTGGGTGGACCTGCTGGACTCGCGAATCGACTGGACGAACATGGCCAACGGGGCGTTGTCGGCCGCCGTCTACGCCTCGGTGTTCACCACCGCCGCGCTCGTGCGCTTCCAGCGAGGCGACATCACGAGCTGACTCGCCTCACCCGAGCGCACGAGGCGGTGCCACTTCCCGGCGACTGCTCCGGGGAGCGCTCAGTGGTGAACGACGTCGGTGTTCTCCGCGGCTCCCCAGCCGTGCCAGCGGTCGACCGCGATCCGCGCGCTGATCCGGTGCCGATCGCGAACGTGATACCGGTCGCCGGTGTAGTGCCGGGCGAGTCGGTCGATGTCGGTGAGCTCCGGATCGTCCAGCAGTTCGACGACGTGTCCCTGCAGGCTGACGTGGGTGTACCAGTTGTCGGAGGCCAGCACCGTCAGGCTCACCCTGGGCTCGGCCCTCATGTAGTCCAGACGTTTCCGCCCCTGATCCATGTTGACCAGGATGTTTCCGTCCTCCCACAGGTACCAGGTCGCCACCGAGACCGGCTGCCCGTCCGAGCGCACCGTGGTGATCACGGAGGGGTTGGGCGCGGAGAGCAACTTGCTGACCTGTTCGGGAACCGGGGGCTTCGGCACGAGTGCACACCTTTCCGCTCGTTCGTCGCGAGTTCCTTCGCACCGGAAATCCTAAGTCGGATGAGCCGCTCCGTCCTGGCCAACGTCCCCGCGTGGGGCGTACCCGATCCGTTCGGCGGAGGGCGCGTACGCGGAAGGCACCGATGACTTCTCGAGTAGTCTCGATCGTGATGGAGATCTTCCACCTGCGCTACTTCGTGGCGGTCGCGGAGAACCTGAGCTTCTCGCGGGCCGCCCGCCAGCTCCACATGGCCACGTCCCCGCTGAGCCAGCGAATCCGCGATCTGGAGCGGGAACTGGGCATGACGCTGTTCGAACGGGATTCGCACAACGTGGAGCTGACCGAGGCGGGGCGCCACCTGCTGCCCACCGCCAAGGACGTGGTGCACCGCTTCGACGACATCCCCTGGCGAATGCGCCAGGCGGTGGGCAGCTCCACGCCGACCGTCTTCATCGGTGTGGCCCCGGGGCTGCACTCCCGGGTTCGGGACAGGCTCATCCGCCTGGAGCGCCGGTGTGCGCAGGACTTCCGGATCAAGCGCTGGCCTGCGAACACCGACGAGCTGGTGCGCTCGGTCTCCCGCGGGGAACTGGCCATGGCGCTGGTCCACCTTCCCGTGCACGCGAGTTCCCTCGGGGTCCTGGAGGTGACGCGCGAACCGCTCGGCGCCGTGCTCCCGCGTGCCGAGTTCGGCGATCACACGAGTGTCTGCCTGGACGAGCTCACCGACTACTCCTATGTGGTTCCCGCCCCAGCCACGGCACCGATTTACTTCGAACAACTGGAAAAGCGTCTGGACAACGCGGGAATCAAGAAAAAAATCCATCTCAGCACTGGGGACTATTCCGCCGTCAGCGAGTTGGTGGCGAACGGTTCGGCCTTCGCCATTTCCATGCTCGACCCGGAGAGCGGAATGCACAAGTACCGCACGGAAGAGCAGATAGTCCTTCCCTTCGAGGATTTCTCCCCAGCGCTCGCCACGGGACTCATCTGGCGGCTCGACCGGGTCGCGGAGGGCTGTGAGCTGCACGAGCCCGTGAACAGGGCACAGGAGGAGCTGCCGGACCGGTAAGCCGGTCCGCGCCACCCCGCGCCCCACCTCGACCGAAAAACGGGCAACTCGGCGAAAAAAATCCGCGCAAAGCGCGGCTACCACCCCAGGCCAAAGGCGTGACCGCAGCGGTCACGCAGTTTTTCGCGAAACGATAAAGCCGATCAGTTGAAGCGAACACAGTACGGCCGTACTGTCGTTAGTGAGGTTAATAAGTTTCAATGCTCGACAGGGAGACACCATGTCGAATACCACCGGTACGCGGTCCACCGAGGAGAAGCGGAACGCCACCGGGCCGCTGGCGGGAGTTCGAGTCATCGACATGTCCACGGTGGTGATGGGTCCGTACGCGGCCCAGATATTCGGAGATCTCGGGGCCGACGTGATCCGGATCGAATCCCCCCGGGACAGCGCACGCCTCGGCACCACGCACCGCACCCCCGGAATGACTCCGCTGCACCTCAACGTCAACCGCAACAAGCGCAGCGTGGAGCTCAATCTCAAGGACCCCGAGCAGCGGGAACGAGCTCTCGGATTGATCGACGGGGCCGACCTGCTGATCACCAACATGCGGGCTGGAGCCCTGCAGCGACTCGGCATGGACTACGAGAACCTCGCGCAGCGCAATCCCGCGCTGGTCTACGCGCACGCGCAGGGTTTCCGCCCCGACTCGGACCGAGCCGAGCTGGCCGCCTACGACGAAACCGTCCAGGCGGCCTCCGGAATGATCGACATGGCCCAACGAGCCGGTGACATCGGAACCCCCGCGGTCCTGCCCAGCATTCTCGCCGACAAGGTCACCGCGCTCACCATCGCCTACTCCACCATGGCCGCGTTGCTGCACCAGCGCGCCACGGGTGAGGGACAGCGCGTGGAGGTCCCGATGGCCGACACCCTGCTGTCGTTCAACATGATCGAGCACCTGCAGGGCAACGCCTTCGAACCACCGCTGGGACCCACCGGATTCCCCAACTCGTTGAACGAGGGTCATCGGGCGCGGCCCGCCAAGGACGGGCTGGTCATGATCATTCCGTACACCCCGCAGAACTTCCGCGACCTGTTCGCCGCCGCGGGGCGTCCCGACCTGGCGGAGGATCCCAGGATCAACGGGGAGTTCATCGACGTCCGCCGGGACGGCCAGGACCTGGCGGAGTTGATCGAGTCCGTCACCCCGGAGCTGACCTCGGAGGAGTGGATCGAGGTCGGCACCAAGCACAGCATTCCCGTCGGACCGGTCCTGCGCCTGGAGGAGGCCACCGAGGACCCCTACGTGCGCGAGGGGCACCTGCTGGACGTGGCGGAGCACCCGACGGAGGGCAGCTACCGGGTCGTGGGGATCCCGATGAACTTCTCCCGCACCCCCGCCTCCATCCGCAAGCACGCACCCCAGCCCGGCCAGGACACCGCCGAGGTGCTCGGCGAGTTCGACCGGTCGGACGAGACGCAGGAGTGAACGAATGACCGACATCGAGAACCAACCGGTGCGCACGGAGGTGCACGAGAACACGCTCGTGATCACCATCGACCGCCCGAAGGCCCGCAACGCCGTGAACGCCGCTGTCGCCGAAGGCATCGCCGAAGCCGTGCGACGCCTGGACGAGGACCCGCAACTGCGCGTCGGGGTGCTCACTGGAGCGGAACGGATGTTCAGCGCGGGCATGGACCTCAAGGCAGCGGCCAACGGGGAGTCCGCCTCGATCGAGGACAAGGGGTTCGCCGGGTTGACCGAGGCCGAGCCGGACAAACCACTCATCGCGGCGGTCGAGGGCTTCGCGATGGGAGGCGGGTTCGAGCTCGCCCTCGCCTGCGACCTCGTCGTCGCCGGATCGAGCGCGAAGTTCGCGCTGCCCGAGGTGCAGCGCGGACTGATCGCGGGTGGGGGCGGAGCGGTCCGCCTGCCCAACCGGATTCCGTACCACCTGGCGATGGAACTGATACTCACCGGGGAAAAGCTCACGGCCGAACGCGCGGCCGAGCTCGGTGTGCTCAACAGGGTCACGGCGGACGGCGCGGCCGAGTCCACGGCTCTGGAACTGGCCGCAGGCATCTCGCGCAACGCTCCCCTCGCGGTCAAGGCGGCCAAGCGGGTCTCCCGGACGGCGGCGCGCGACTCGGAGCAGCAGGCCTTCACCGCCCAGCGCGAGGAGATCCGCGCGCTGCTGGCGTCCGAGGACTTCGCCGAAGGTGCCCGCGCCTTCGCGGAACGCCGCTCACCGAACTGGTCCGCACGGTAAGGAGACCCGAGATGCGTTCGGAAGAAGTCCGTCAGGCGCTGACCACGCCGCTGACCAACCCGGCTTTCGCGGCCAGCGTCCCCAGGTTCACCGACCGCGAGTACCTGAACATCGTCTACCGCACCGACCGCGACGCGCTGCGGGCCGTCGTTCCGGAACCGCTGGTCGTCGAACAACCACTGGTCCGCTTCGAGATCATGCGCATGAACGAGGTGACCTCCTTCGGTCCCTACACCGAAGCGGGGCAGGCCATCCCGGTGCGTTTCGGTGACGAGCAGGGCGAGTACCTGCACGCCATGTACCTGGACAACTTCCCGGCCATCGCATCGGGACGCGAGCTGAGCGCCTATCCGAAAGTGCTGGCCACTCCCGAGCTGCGCACCGAGCACGCTGCCCTGGTCGGAACGCTGGACTACGGTAGCCAGCGCGTGGCCACGGCCACCATGGGGTACAAGCACCAGCCGCTGGAGGCCGACCGCGCCCGGGAACAGATCACCGTCCCCACCTACATGCTCAACATCGTCCCCGGCGGCGACCGGACTCCGCGGGTGTGCGAGCTGGTGCGCACCGAGATCACCGACATCACGGTCAAACAGGCCTGGACGGCACCGGCTCGTCTCCAGCTCTTCGAGCACGCGCTGGCGCCGCTGGCCGATCTCCCGGTGCGCGGAATCGTCTCGGCCAGCCACATCCTCACTGACCTGACGCTCGGTCCGGCGCACCCGGTTCACGACTACCTGCACGAGCGGTGATCACGCGAAGAAGGCATCATGACGAACGCAACGAATTCGGCGAACTCGCCCTCGGCGCGCTTCGAGCGGGCCGCGGTCATCGGGGCGGGAACCATCGGACTCGCCTGGGCGGCGCTCTTCGCCGCCAACGGCATGCACGTGCGGCTGTCCGATCCGCGCACCGACCTGCGGGAGTCCCTGGAAGCGGCCCTGCCTTCGCTGAGCGCGGCCCTGCCCGGAACCGAGGACTCCGACCCGCGCGAGCGGATCGAGTTGGGCGACGATCCCGAGTGGGCCGCCGAGCACGCCGACGTAGTCCAGGAGAACGGCCCCGAACGGGTGGAGCTCAAGCGGGAGCTGTTCCAGCGAATCGCGGACGCGGCCCCCGAGGACGCCGTGCTCGCCTCCTCGAGCTCTGGGCTGCTGCCCACCGACATCGCCGCGCGGCTGTCCGACGAGTCCGCCGCACGGATGCTGGTGGCTCATCCCTTCAACCCACCGCACGTGGTCCCGCTCGTGGAGATAGTCCCCGGGGAGCGCACCGCCGATTCCGTCGGAGCGGCTGCCTTCGGGTTCTACGAGCGCCTCGGCAAGACCCCGGTCCGGCTGCACCACGAGACCTCGGGGTTCGTGGCCAACCGGCTGCAGAGCGCCGTGCTGGCCGAGTCGTTCGACCTCGTGCTGCGCGGTGTGGTCGACGCCGAGCAGCTGGACACGATCGTGAAGAACTCCCTGGGCAACCGCTGGGCCACGGTGGGCCCCCTCGAAAGCTTCCATCTCGGAGGCGGTCCCGGGGGCATCCGGCACATGATCGAGCACCTCGGAAAGGGGATGGCCGAGCGGTGGAAGGACCTCGGCACCCCCGAGCTCAACGCCGGGAACATCGACACCCTGGCCGAGCAGACCGAACGGGCCTACGGCGAGGGAGCCGAGGCCTACCGCGCGCGCTCCGCACGGCGTGACCGCAGGCAACTCGCGATCACCGAAGCCCTGCGCGGGACCAACGAGGCGGACTGACCACCGGCGCGCACCGATCCGATTTCCACGAGAAGAAGGTTGAGCACAATGTCCAAGCACGTCAAGACCGACCCCGACTTCTTCGGCTTCGAGGAGCTGCTCACCGAGGGGGAGCGCTCCGAACTGGCCGAGATCCGCGAGATCGTTCAACGCGAGCTCAAACCGCTGGCCAACGACGCCTGGGACCGGGGAGAGTTCCCCTTCGAAGCGATCCGGACCTTCGCCAGGACGGGGATCGCCGGGTTCCAGTTCCCCGAGTACGGGGACGGGCGGACCCGCAGGCCGCTGTTCAACGGCTTCCTCAGCATAGAGCTGAACAAGGTCGACCCCTCGCTGGCCGTGGCCTCCGGCGTGCACACCGGCCTGGCCATGGGAAGCATCTACGGAGGCGGTGACCAGCATCAACGGGATCGCTGGATGCCGGACATGGTCGCCTGGAACAAGATCGGCGCCTTCGGCCTGACCGAGCCCGAGGGCGGCTCCGACGTGGCGGGAGGCATGCGCACCACCGCCCGCAGGGAGAACGACGAGTGGGTGCTCAACGGGGCGAAGCGCTGGATCGGCAACGGAACCTTCGCCGATCTGGTGGTCATCTGGGCCAGGGACGAGGCGGACGGCAACGTCAAGGGCTTCGTGGTCGAGAAGGACACCCCCGGGTTCCACACGAGCAAGATCGAGGGCAAGATCGCGCTGCGCTCGGTGCAGAACGCCGACATCTCGCTGAACGAGGTGCGCGTTCCGGAGGAGAACCGGCTCCAGAACATCGAGAACTTCAAGGACACCGCCAAGGTGCTGGCCAAAACCAGGGGCAACGTCGCCTGGCAGGCGCTCGGCGTGGCCATCCGCGCCTACGAGCTGGCCCGGGAGTACGCGGTGGAGCGCGAGCAGTTCGGCAAGCCCATCGGCGGTTTCCAGATGATCCAGGACCTTCTCGTGAAGATGCTGGGCAACATCACCGCCATGTTCGGCATGGTGACCAGGCTGGCCCAGAAGATGGCCGACGGGACCGCGGGGGCCGACCACGCCGCGCTCGCCAAGAGCTTCACCACCACCAAGATGCGCGAGTGCGTTTCCTGGGCACGTGAGTTGTTCGGCGGCAACGGCATCGTGCTCGACTACGAGGTGGCCAAGTTCTTCGCCGACGCGGAGGCCGTCTACTCCTTCGAGGGCAGCCGCGAGATGAACACGCTGATCGTGGGCAAGTCCATCACCGGCCACAGCGCCTTCGCCTGATCCCGCGGCGGCCGGGACCGGCCGGGACGAGCAGCCGCCCGCGCGGGAGCGGCGACCTTCCGCGCGGGCGGACTCACGTCGCGGTTCGGCGCGCGACGACTACTCCACCCCGGCCTCGTCCATGCCGCGCAGCTCCTTCTTGAGATCGTTGATCTCGTCCCGCAGCCGTGCGGCGAGCTCGAACTGCAGCTCCCGCGCCGCGTTCATCATCTGGTCGTTGAGCTGCTGCACCAGATCGGCCAGCTCGGCCCGCGGCATGGACTCGATGTCGCGGTCCTTGAGCACGCCCGAACTCACCGTGGAGCTCTCCCCGCTCGACTTCTTGCCCCGCGAGGCGTTGCGCGCGGAACCGCCCTCGGCAACGGTCTCCTCGGTGTCCTCGGACTCGGTGTAGACCCGGTCGAGGATGTCGGCCACCTGCTTGCGCAGCGGTTGCGGGTCGATGCCGCGTTCCTCGTTGTAGGCGATCTGCTTGGCCCGCCTGCGATTGGTCTCCTCGATCGCCCGCCGCATCGACTCGGTGACCCCGTCGGCGTACATGTGGACCTGGCCGGACACGTTGCGCGCGGCCCGGCCGATCGTCTGCACCAGGCTCGTCTCCGAACGCAGGAAACCCTCCTTGTCCGCGTCCAGGATCGACACCAGCGAGACCTCGGGCAGGTCCAGTCCCTCGCGCAGGAGGTTGATCCCGACCAGCACGTCGTACTCGCCGAGCCTGAGCTGGCGGAGCAGCTCGACCCTGCGCAGGGTGTCCACCTCCGAGTGCAGGTAGCGCACCCGGATGCCGAGCTCCAGCAGGTAGTCGGTCAGGTCCTCGGCCATCTTCTTGGTGAGCGTGGTGACCAGCACCCGCTCGTCCCTGCCCGCGCGTTCGCGGACCTCCGCGACGAGGTCGTCGATCTGCCCCTCGGTCGGTTTGACCACCACTTCCGGGTCGACCAAGCCGGTGGGACGGATGACCTGCTCGGTGAACTCACCCCCGGAGCGCTGCATCTCGTACGAGCCCGGCGTCGCCGAGAGATACACCGTCTGCCCGATCCGGTCCGCGAACTCCTCCCAGGTCAGCGGGCGGTTGTCCAAGGCGCTCGGCAGCCGGAAACCGTGCTCGACGAGAGTGCGCTTGCGCGAGGCGTCCCCCTCGAACATCCCGCCGACCTGCGGGACCGTGACGTGGGACTCGTCGATGACCAGCAGGAAGTCCTCCGGGAAGTAGTCGAGCAACGTGGCCGGAGCCGTACCGGGCTCACGCCCGTCGATGTGCCGCGAGTAGTTCTCGATGCCCGAGCAGAAGCCGACCTGGCGCATCATCTCGATGTCGTACTGGGTGCGCATCCGCAAGCGCTGCGCCTCGAGCAGCTTGTTCTGGCGTTCCAGCTTGCCGAGCTGCTCCTCCAGCTCGGCCTCGATGCCGCGTATCGCCTGCTCCATGCGCTCGGGCCCGGCGACGTAGTGCGTGGCCGGGAAGATCCGCAGGTCCTGCACCTCCCGGACGACGTCCCCGGTGAGCGGGTGCAGGTAGTAGAGGCGCTCTATCTCGTCGCCGAAGAACTCCACGCGGACGGCGAGCTCCTCGTAGGCGGGAATGACCTCCACCGTGTCCCCGCGCACCCGGAAGGTGCCGCGCTGGAAGGCCAGGTCGTTGCGCTGGTACTGCACGTCCACGAGGGCGCGCAGCAGGACGTCGCGGTCCGTCTCCCCGCCCACCGACAGCGCGATCGCACGATCGAGGTAGGACTGCGGCGTCCCCAGGCCGTAGATGCACGACACCGAGGAGACCACCACGCAGTCCCTCCGGCTCAGCAGGTTCGAGGTCGCCGAGTGCCGCAGGCGCTCGACGTCCTCGTTCACCGAGGAGTCCTTCTCGATGTAGGTGTCGGTCTGGGGGACGTAGGCCTCGGGTTGGTAGTAGTCGTAGTAGCTGACGAAGTACTCGACGGCGTTCTCCGGGAAGAACCCGCGCAGCTCGTTGGCCATCTGAGCGGCGAGTGTCTTGTTCGGCTCCATCACCAGGGTGGGCCGTTGTACGCGTTCGATCAGCCAGGCCGTGGTCGCGGACTTGCCGGTACCCGTCGCGCCGAGCAGCACCACGTTCGTCTCACCGGAGTTGATCCGTTTTTCCAGGTCGTCGATCGCCTCGGGCTGGTCTCCCGCCGGCTCGTAGTCGGTGACGACCCGGAAGGTTCCCTCCTTGCGCGGGATGTCACCGACCGGCCGGAACTCGGAGTGCGCCAGGACGGGGTTCTCAGTCGCGAATGCCACACCCCCAGCTTACGAGCTCGGAACGACACCGCTGCGCCGCCGCTTCCCGCGTCGCGGGCACGTTGCGGGAAAACGGCGACACGACTCACACGGCTCTCGTACAGTGTCGGCGTGACGTCACAACGGGAGATCGCCGAGAGCATGGGCCTTCCGGTCCATCCTCCGAAGGTGGAGGTCTTCGACCTGACCGCACGGACCAACACCGACTCCAAGGGACGACTACGGGCGGTGGACGAGTACCGCCTGGAGTCGTTCGGGCTCTACATGGCGCGTGAGATCGTCGACCACCCGAAACTGACCTACGTCGAGTCCTGGCTGCTTCCCGAGCTGAACCTCCGGGTCAGCGATTTCCGCTGGCGCCCCGGACACGAGCGGGTGCAGGACTTCTACCTGGACGTCGTCTCCGTGGAGCGCGGGGCGCGGCAGTGGCGCACGGTCGACCTGTACCTGGACATCGTGGTTTCGACCACGGGTTTCGCCGAGGTCCTCGACACCGACGAGTTCGTCAGTGCGCTGCGCGCCGGTCTGCTGGACGAGCAGACCGCGCAGCGGGCGATGTCCACCACCCACGCGACCGTGGACGCCCTGGCCAGGAACGACTACGACCTCGCGGCCTGGTTGCGGACCTCCGGTATCGAGCTGGAGTGGCGCACTCCCGGTGCCTGATCGACAGCCCCGGGGATCCGCGCACCCGAGGAGGTGGGCCCCGACGCAGGCGCCGGATGCTCAGCACTCGAGGCCCGAATTCGGGAACTCCTAGCAGAGATCACGCTGCGCGACAACCGACATACTGGCTAACTCACCGGTAAGGGTGTAACCATCACGCGAACAAGGTTCAAAGGTTACATAACAGATCCACCTTGTTGGTTATTTCACAGTTCTTTCGGGTTACTCTCGGCCCCGTGGGTTCGGTGATCACTCCTCAGCATGTCGAAATCGTCGACGTCCCCAGTGCGCAACGGCACCTGGGTTCCGGGGCCGTCCAGCAGCTGGACGACTGCCACCTCGAGCGATGGGGGTTGTGCCTGGAATGCAGCACGCCGGATGACCCGGTTCACGACAGCGAGATCACCTGGCTGCTGCCCGATCCCGGACTGCGGCTGACCCGTTACCGGCCGCGCAGTCGCCACGCCCTGCCCGAGGGAAGCCTGCTGACGGCGGCCCGCATCGACCGCGACGCGCGCTCCTGGATCGCGACCGATCTGTGCCTGGGGCTGGAAGTCCCGCAACAGGGCCAGCCGCGCATCGTCAACTCGGAGGAGTACGCCCGCGCGATAAACCGCGGTCAGCTGACACCGGAGGAGGCCGACCTGGCGCTGCGCACGGTGCACAGCGTCTTCGACGAGATCAGCCTGCACCGCGACATCGAGCAGTGGCTGGCCCACCGCGGGATGTTCGCCGGGCTGTAGAGCCTCACTCGTACGGGCTCCAGCCCGTGCGCTCCGCCCACCGCTCGGCGCGCGGCAGGACCTTTTCGAACCAGGCACGCTTGGCCTCCGCGTAACGCCGGGAGTCGACGTCCGAGGCGAACAGCTCCGCGCACCGGTGCTTGAGCGCCGCGTACTCCGCGCGGGCCTGCTCGTCCGCGCGCAGCCAGGCCGACAACAGCAGTGCCAGGCGCCAGTTGCTCCTGCCCTCCACCCGCAGGTGCAGGTCGACCCTCCTGCCCGGATCGGCGGAAACGTGCAGCCTGCGCCACCACTGCTCCACCGAGTCCCCGGTGCACGGTTCGTCCGCGTCGTGTCCGGACAACCGCGGGAAACCGGCGGCGGCGAGCCGCTCGTCCAGGACGTCGGCCTCGTCCGGCGCACGGACGGTCAGCTGCAGATCGAGCACGTCCTCGGAAGCCAGCCCCGGAACCGCGGTGGATCCGATGTGATCGACCCGGACACCGTCCCCGCCCGCGGCCTTGGCGATCCGCGCAGCCAGCCGTCGGGCCTGTGCGGGCCACTCCGGATCGGGCGCGACCGGCTCCGGAGGAGCGCTCCAGAGCTGCGGAACGCGGGACCGCACGTTGGCCTCGAAAGGCACCAGACGCGTCTCCCACAGCCGGTCCACCTCGGCGCGGAGCTCCCACTGCGCGGAATCGTTGTCCAGCCAGACGTCGGCGGCCGCCCGCCGCTGCTGCTCGTCGGCCTGCGCCTCGATGCGGGAGCGCGCGTCCTCCGCGGACAACCCCCGGTTCACGAGTCGCCGCACGCGCTGCTCCACCGGGGCGTCCACCACGATCACCAGGTGGTAATCGTCCTGATATCCGTTCTCGACGAGCAGCGCGACGTCGTGGACCACGATCGCGTCCTCGGGCGCGGCGGCGATCAATTCGGCGGTGCGGGCGGCGACCCTGGGGTGCACGATCCCGTTCAACACGCGCCGGGCCGCCTCGTCACCGAAGACCACCCGCGCCAGCGCGGAACGGTTCAGCGCCCCGTCCTCGTCGAGGACCTCCGCACCGAAGTGCTCCACGATCTCTGAAAGCCCCTCGGTTCCCGGTTCGACGACCTCCCGCGAAACGAGATCCGCGTCCACGACGACGGCACCGTGCTCGGCCAGCCTGTTCGCGACCGTCGACTTGCCCGAACCGATTCCTCCTGTGAGACCAACGCGCAACATCCGCCCCATCCTGTCAGTTCCACCGGGGCGGGCGGCGGGGCCGCTGCCCCACGGTTCGGTGATCCGTCCTCCAACCGCCCGCGAGTCCAGCAGCACGCCCCGGCACGGGAAGTCCGCGCCCACAAAAAGGGCGGCCCCGCACCACCCGGATGCGGGGCCGCCCACGAACCGATCGATCAACCGGTCAACGACCGGGGGTTCGTTCACGCGCCGCCGGAGAGCTTCTCGCGGAGAGCGGCCAGCTGCGCGTCGCTGGCCATGGCGCTCGGCTCCGGCTCCTCCTCAGCAGCGGGCTCCGTGGTGGAGGTGTAGTCGCCCTCCTGGGGCTCCTCCTCCCCTTCGCCCGCGGCCGCGGCAGCGGCGTCGGCCTCGGCGGCCTTGGCAACCTGGCGCATGTGGGCCTCGTAGCGCTCGAGGGCCTCGGCGTACTGCCGCTCCCACTCCTCGCGCTGGGCCTCGTAGCCTTCCTTCCACTCCTGGGTCTCCGGGTCGAAGCCCTCGGGGTAGATGTAGTTGCCCTCGTTGTCGTACTCGGCGGCCATGCCGTACTGGGTCGGGTCGAACTCCGAGTCCGGGGTGAAGCCCTCGTTGGCCTGCTTCAGCGACAGCGAGATGCGCCTGCGCTCCAGGTCGATGTCGATGACCTTGACCATGACCTCGTCACCGACCTGAGCGACCTGCTCCGGGATGTCCACGTGCCGCTCGGCCAGCTCGGAAATGTGCACCAGGCCCTCGATCCCCTCGTCGACGCGGACGAAGGCACCGAACGGAACGAGCTTGGTGACCCGACCGGGCACGATCTGGCCGATCGCGTGGGTCCGGGCGAACTGGCGCCAGGGGTCCTCCTGGGTCGCCTTCAGGGACAACGAGACCCGCTCGCGGTCCATGTCCACGTCGAGCACCTCGACGGTGACTTCCTGGCCGACCTCGACGACCTCGCTCGGATGGTCGATGTGC
The sequence above is a segment of the Actinopolyspora saharensis genome. Coding sequences within it:
- a CDS encoding PPOX class F420-dependent oxidoreductase, producing the protein MPKPPVPEQVSKLLSAPNPSVITTVRSDGQPVSVATWYLWEDGNILVNMDQGRKRLDYMRAEPRVSLTVLASDNWYTHVSLQGHVVELLDDPELTDIDRLARHYTGDRYHVRDRHRISARIAVDRWHGWGAAENTDVVHH
- a CDS encoding LysR family transcriptional regulator produces the protein MEIFHLRYFVAVAENLSFSRAARQLHMATSPLSQRIRDLERELGMTLFERDSHNVELTEAGRHLLPTAKDVVHRFDDIPWRMRQAVGSSTPTVFIGVAPGLHSRVRDRLIRLERRCAQDFRIKRWPANTDELVRSVSRGELAMALVHLPVHASSLGVLEVTREPLGAVLPRAEFGDHTSVCLDELTDYSYVVPAPATAPIYFEQLEKRLDNAGIKKKIHLSTGDYSAVSELVANGSAFAISMLDPESGMHKYRTEEQIVLPFEDFSPALATGLIWRLDRVAEGCELHEPVNRAQEELPDR
- a CDS encoding CaiB/BaiF CoA transferase family protein; amino-acid sequence: MSNTTGTRSTEEKRNATGPLAGVRVIDMSTVVMGPYAAQIFGDLGADVIRIESPRDSARLGTTHRTPGMTPLHLNVNRNKRSVELNLKDPEQRERALGLIDGADLLITNMRAGALQRLGMDYENLAQRNPALVYAHAQGFRPDSDRAELAAYDETVQAASGMIDMAQRAGDIGTPAVLPSILADKVTALTIAYSTMAALLHQRATGEGQRVEVPMADTLLSFNMIEHLQGNAFEPPLGPTGFPNSLNEGHRARPAKDGLVMIIPYTPQNFRDLFAAAGRPDLAEDPRINGEFIDVRRDGQDLAELIESVTPELTSEEWIEVGTKHSIPVGPVLRLEEATEDPYVREGHLLDVAEHPTEGSYRVVGIPMNFSRTPASIRKHAPQPGQDTAEVLGEFDRSDETQE
- a CDS encoding crotonase/enoyl-CoA hydratase family protein — protein: MTDIENQPVRTEVHENTLVITIDRPKARNAVNAAVAEGIAEAVRRLDEDPQLRVGVLTGAERMFSAGMDLKAAANGESASIEDKGFAGLTEAEPDKPLIAAVEGFAMGGGFELALACDLVVAGSSAKFALPEVQRGLIAGGGGAVRLPNRIPYHLAMELILTGEKLTAERAAELGVLNRVTADGAAESTALELAAGISRNAPLAVKAAKRVSRTAARDSEQQAFTAQREEIRALLASEDFAEGARAFAERRSPNWSAR
- a CDS encoding acetoacetate decarboxylase gives rise to the protein MRSEEVRQALTTPLTNPAFAASVPRFTDREYLNIVYRTDRDALRAVVPEPLVVEQPLVRFEIMRMNEVTSFGPYTEAGQAIPVRFGDEQGEYLHAMYLDNFPAIASGRELSAYPKVLATPELRTEHAALVGTLDYGSQRVATATMGYKHQPLEADRAREQITVPTYMLNIVPGGDRTPRVCELVRTEITDITVKQAWTAPARLQLFEHALAPLADLPVRGIVSASHILTDLTLGPAHPVHDYLHER
- a CDS encoding 3-hydroxyacyl-CoA dehydrogenase family protein, whose product is MTNATNSANSPSARFERAAVIGAGTIGLAWAALFAANGMHVRLSDPRTDLRESLEAALPSLSAALPGTEDSDPRERIELGDDPEWAAEHADVVQENGPERVELKRELFQRIADAAPEDAVLASSSSGLLPTDIAARLSDESAARMLVAHPFNPPHVVPLVEIVPGERTADSVGAAAFGFYERLGKTPVRLHHETSGFVANRLQSAVLAESFDLVLRGVVDAEQLDTIVKNSLGNRWATVGPLESFHLGGGPGGIRHMIEHLGKGMAERWKDLGTPELNAGNIDTLAEQTERAYGEGAEAYRARSARRDRRQLAITEALRGTNEAD
- a CDS encoding acyl-CoA dehydrogenase family protein, yielding MSKHVKTDPDFFGFEELLTEGERSELAEIREIVQRELKPLANDAWDRGEFPFEAIRTFARTGIAGFQFPEYGDGRTRRPLFNGFLSIELNKVDPSLAVASGVHTGLAMGSIYGGGDQHQRDRWMPDMVAWNKIGAFGLTEPEGGSDVAGGMRTTARRENDEWVLNGAKRWIGNGTFADLVVIWARDEADGNVKGFVVEKDTPGFHTSKIEGKIALRSVQNADISLNEVRVPEENRLQNIENFKDTAKVLAKTRGNVAWQALGVAIRAYELAREYAVEREQFGKPIGGFQMIQDLLVKMLGNITAMFGMVTRLAQKMADGTAGADHAALAKSFTTTKMRECVSWARELFGGNGIVLDYEVAKFFADAEAVYSFEGSREMNTLIVGKSITGHSAFA